GGAATGGGCGCGCGTACTCCCCAGAGGGACCGCCCCAACCCAGGAAGAGAAGACCGGCAACCGGAAGAGGCAATTTACCGCCAGCTTACCGTTTGTCGTCTGCTCCTCTCTTTCCATTCCTCTGTCGAGGTCATTCCGATGACGATACATGGCCGATGCCGTGCCTTCCTTGAGTTTGCCCATCCGTACTTGGCGGCGGCTTGCTACAGCTTGGGCATCGCGCACTACATGCTGACACTCTATAGCTTCTACAAGGGTGCGCATTAGGACCTTACACGGGAGCGGAGAGCTTAATGGGCACTCCGCTCCCGTGTAGTTTCGCCATCAAGAACTACGAATGTAGCGGCTTCAGATCATCCCAATTGAAGCGCTGCCTATGCCCATCCGGATCTCGGACGACTATGATTCCGGGCCTTGCACCCTTCGATTCAACGGTGAGGCGAAAGATGTTTGCTGCTTCATGAGCCGACTTCGCTGGGATGGATTCGTCATAGACGCTGTAGTCGTCGTTTTCCAAGCGGCATTTGTATATGTCATTGACCATACAGCCATGTTGTACCACTTGGAAGACCGCGCAAAATCCTAGTCGGGACACTTAACACTCGCGTGAGAATTCCCAAGACCGCGCCGTCCGTGTTCCTCTTCTCGCAGCGAGCTTCAAGAAGAAAACGAACCCCGATCCACGTGGGACCAAAGCCCCGGCTCCTTATCCGTTCCGTGTCCAGGTCCCGCGCACTCTTCTGTTAGGGCTTTCAAATCCAAGTGTTCCCGCTCATCGCCACCTGAGAGAGCATCTCCATCTGGCGGGGGGAGAGTTTCGGCGGCTGCTGGAGAAGTCCGGGAACAAGTTCGTCGTCGGAGAGCACCACCACGTTATTCGGCTGCTCCTTCACCGTCAGGTTCGGCTCTACGAACACGAGCAACCCCTGCACCCACAGGGAGCCCCAACCGGTGGCATTGCAAAGCTTCTCGCGGACGCGCATTGCCTGCGCTTCCAGTTTCTCCACGTAGTCTTTGGAGAAACCTCCCACCATGACGTTAGACCCGCCAACCCACACATTCCCACTCACGAACTTGGTGTCGATGACGAAGACCCCTGGAGGCCCAATAACAAGGTGATCCACGTTTGCTCCACTAGAGCTGATCTTCAGGTCGTGAATGACAGTCCACCCAAGCGGCTGGAGCTGATTCAGAAGCTCGCCGACGTGTTCCTCTCCGTCCGCTCCCTTGCCCCATGCCTGTTCCATGGAGGGCAGTCCGAGCGCCCGGGTGATGATGGTCTTGATGGGGCTCCCGCTTGCGATGGCCTGCTGCTTCGCCCGCGAACCCTGACCGGGGTTGCGGTTGGTCCTGCTCTGCCGAGTGTTCTTCCGTCCGTACATGGGTCTTCCCCTCCTGATTGGTGACCGACACCACACATCGCCACACACGGGGAGCAGTATACATGGGGGGTCTGACACGCCCTTTGGGGCTCGGGTGTCTGGAGCGACCCCGAGGCTACCTGCCGCACCACGTCATCCCTGGGGAGGGAGGACAACCAGGTGCGATGCACCTACGAGAGCAGGACGGCCTCTCGTTCAAGATCTTCGGCAACTAGGGACTCAAGCCATCTCGGGACCCAAGCCCCGGCCCCTCGTGGAGCTGCGACACGGCCAGGCTCTCCGCCCGTCGCGAAGGCGACAGGTGCGACGCGGGTTCCTCGCCGGAAATTGGCGGTATCGGGGGGCGGTGCTACGTCCCCGCACAGGCAGTGCACGGTGCATCGCTTTTTCGAACGTACAAACCAAGGAGTCGCGCTATGGGCTATCAGCACAGAGTGCTCAAATCCACCTGCGGATCTTGCAAGACAACCTTTGGTTGGCTCGATCGGGAATCACGTCGCTTTCCCCAGCAGTGGACGTGCAAGTGCGGTGCAATCAACTCGCAAAAACTCCCCGACGAAAAGCCGAATGTACCGCCATTCCTCTTCCTCGGCCCGGACAAGCTTGCACGGTTCAAGGTCTACGCGACACCGCCAGAACACAGCAATATCGCATCCGAGTGGGCGCCGCCATGGTCCATCCGCTCCTTTGTGAAGCAGGCGTCCGATAAATTCAAAGGCTGCCATTTTTGGTCTCAGCGACGGGGGACAGTGCTGGACGTACCTGTCTTTCGCGACACTTGTCGACCATACGACTCCGATATCGACTACGACGATGATGAAAGCAACGATTGCCATCTTGTCTCTGGCTGGAGCACCGGGATAGACACATGCCCACTGTGGGAGCGCACCAAAAAGCTCTGCCAGACTGAAGCAGAGCAGCGCTTCTTGCATCATTATCTGCGCTTCGTAAAGGATCGGCAGTTCCCCATGCTGATTCCACAGGCTCGTATCGGAGTCGCCGAACGGCGACGGCCTGACTTCGTTTTGTTCGTGCCTCTCCAGCAGTTGAATTATCGCTGGCTAGCGATCGAACTCGATGGTGCTCACCCGGAGACCAAAGCAGAGGAAGACGCCCAGCGCAACGCTGATCTGGCTGCATACGGCTACAGCGTTTTCCCTGTGCGGCCAACAGAGCGGGGCTACATGGAAGAAGTGCGCCGACTCGTAGAGCGTGTGGAGGCCGAGATGGAACTGGCCGAAACGGACCTGTGGAAAGTGGCCGTGGAGGCCAAGGTCACACGCACCACACCCCCTAGCGACATTCCTTTCTAGTTCATGGATATAGTCAAATGTTCTTCGACAACATCAAGATATCCAACTTTGGACCGTTTCCTGAACTAACTCTTCACTTCAACCCCAAAGGCGTCAACGCAATAATAGGCCCCAATGCTTCTGGGAAGACCCAGTTGATTGGAGCCATCGCAATTTCGCTGTTCGGGAAGGGAGCCAAAGCAACTTCAGAACGCACTGGAGAATCGACATTGCGTCTTGAAATAAGAAATGGAGAAAACCATGAGACGATCAATACCAAGATTGAAAAAAATTCACATCCCCTGAAGCTTAGCAGATCTGTTGACGCGTCCCTGCAACAACAGGTCTCCACAGGTTTCAGTCAGCAACTATTGAAGATGCTGGCAGACATTGATGGTCCGAATCTATTTCTCAGTCGCGAATCCATGTCGCATCCAGCCCCCATGGCCGACGATGACATTGAGCGCATCGACCAGATTTTCGAAGGCGACCAGTCACTAATAACTTTAAGGCCCCAGATCAGGGATGCCTTAAAGAGCCGGTCAAAGCGGAATCATTCGATCGGCATGTCGTGGCTCTTGACTCTCATCAATGAATACCTGTTGCGCGAACGCTCGGGAATCTCAATTCCCCTGATTGTTGATGATGCGGGCTCGGTCTTTGATACGCCAGCTTGGGTGATGGCACTCAGAATGATCAGCAGGGTAGGACAAAGGGATCAAGTCATTCTAACTACGGCACGTCCATTGGCCTCAGGTTTTGAGGCGAAGACCCATGAACTGAGCATCCCAAGAGCCTCACCAGGATCAGCAATTTACTTTGACTATTCTTTCCTGAGCAAAATGGAAAAGTCAAGGCGAGCGCGCGTCAAGCAACTTGCCGTCCGTCCGTTTTTATTGGGAAAGCAATTCACGCACGAAGAGAGCAGGTATTGCGAATTCAAAGAGGTAAAAGGAAACAACCCAATCGGATCAATCCATAGTTTGGCAGATCAGTATGTGGTTGCGTATTTGAACGCAGAAGGTCGCGGGAAAGTGGGGCGGATTTTATGGGGCATAAAAGATGATGGGGTTGTTGTCGGTGTGAAGCTGACGCAGGGCATGCGCGATGAACTGCGTAGAGTCATAACCGAAAACCTGCTCAAGATAGAACCCCCTTTGGCGCCTACCGAATATCGGATCGATCTTCATGCCGTTTACGAACAAGACAGAAGAATTCAGGACCTGTTTGTTGTGGAGATAGTCGTCCCAATTGCGACGCACAAGTACTTGTACTCAACAGGAAATGGAGAGGTCTACATCAAGACCGATGCAGGCAAAAAGAGGCTAAGGCCAATCGAAATCCAGGAAGAAATCCTCAAGCGCCACAAAGTAAAGTCGTAGTGCAAGCATCGAGATGAAGATGAGCCCCGAACCGCAGAACTCGAGCCGGCTATAGGCCGGAGTTCTGGGGGAAATACCTATTTCTCCCGCGCGCGGTTGCGCCCTTCTTCCTCCGCGTGTGACGCCGCTGCCGTCACAGCATCGTCATCGACGGATTACGCAGAAGCTTCCATGGGTTCGGGCTCGCGCGAGTCCGACCCTTCCCGCTTCTGCGTCCTGCCTCGGCGATCTGGGTGCTCACGAAGGGCGTAGTTCGTCAGGAAGTTCAGTACGCGATCTTCGCCTTGTCCTGTGAGTCCGGCCTCTTCAGCACCGAGTTCGGCTGCAATCCAGCACGCGATGTTTCCTGCCGCCTCCAGAGCATCTGGCTCATCTTCGCCAGTGAGGAATGCTGGAGCGTCTCGTAGAAGTTCGAGGCGCTGCTCAGCGCGTCGTCGGCCCCGCGCTGCGCGCAGACGCGGTGCATGGACAGGGCGCGCGCCTGCGAGCCCAGTGCCGAGAGGCTGTTGCAGTCCGGGTGCAGGCCCCTGCCGCGCACCTCATGGGAGGGCGGCCTGGGCCAGCGTGTACCCCAAGGGGCAACGCGGCTTCTCCTCCCGCCTGGCTCACTGCTCGGGCGGGCCCCCGTCAGCGGCCCTCCTCGCCACCTGTCGTCATGATTGGCTCGTCCTTCCTCGCGAGCCGCTTCATGGAAGGGCGGAATCGGGGCGAACCCACTCACGCGCGGGAGCGGCCCGGGAGGGGTGCGACGAGCGCGGCGAGCAGTGTCTGGGCGAGCCAGGTCTCGTACTCCTCGGGGGTAAAGCCGCCTTCGAGCACGAGGAGCCGGTAGACGTCGCGGCTCGTGTACATCCACAAGAGACGGCGGGCCTTCTCGAGCGAGAGGTCTTCCCTCGCCCTGCCCGCCTCGAAGAGGCGACGGACGCGCGTTTCCTGGAGCGCGAAGCGCTTCTCCTCCAGCGTGGCTTCCAGACGCCGGAGCGCGAGTGAGAAGCTGGAAGCCCCCCGAAGCAGTCCGAGCTCGGTGGCCTCGCTCTCGTAGATGCTTCGCGCCACGGAGGCCGTCATTCGAATCTGCTCCACAGGATCCGCTTCCGCGTCGAGTCGCGCGCTCGCGGCTCGGTAGCCCCGCCCGAAGAGCGCCTCCTGGGTCAGGGCCAGCAGGAGCCCTTCCTTCGATTTGAACAACGCGTAGACGGACGAGCTCGAGACGCCCGCGCGCTCGGCGATCTGGGAGATGGTCACCGCATCGATTCCGCGGCGCGCGAAGAGCGTCCTGGCCGCGTCGAGGACGCGAGACCGGGTGACGGCCGCGGCCTCGTCCCGCCTGGGCGATGCATAGGTGCGTTTGCGTCGGGTTGCCATATTCGGTGTAGTAGACTATACCGAATTCAAGATATGACCACCCCATCCGCTCGAGTCGCCGTCGTGGCAGCCTCCGTCGCGCTTCTGGCCCTTCTGCTGCTGCATGTGCTGCGGCCGGATCTCGCGCCGACGTCCCACATGATCAGTGAGTACGCGATCGGCCCTTACGGTGTCGTGATGGGGATCTCGTTCGGAGCCTTCGCGTTGGCCAGCCTGGCGCTCCTCGTGGCGCTCGTGGGCCCGGCACGGGGTTGGCTCGGCCGGCTGGGGCTCGTCTGCCTCTTCCTGACGGCCGTCGGGCTCGCGATGGGAGGCGCCTTCCCCATGGACCCGACGACGGCGGATCAGTCCAAGATGTCCTTCTCTGGAAGGATGCACGGCGTGGGGTTCATGATCGGCGTGCCGGGTGAACTGCTGGCCGTGCTCCTCGTGTCGCTCGCGCTGCGGCGACAGGCGCCCTGGTCCGGGGCGCGCCTGCTCCCCTGGGCCGCCGCCGTCTGGTTGAGCATCGCGATCATGGTCCCCCTGCTCATGCAGATGCGCTACTTCGGGATTCCCAACCGGACGTTCATGCTGGCGTACGGCATCTGGGTGATTCTCGTCGCGCGGCCACTGACACGAACGTCCCAGGTGGCGGCCCGCTCGAGCGGCCTCATCGCGAGCTGAGAAGCCGTCGCGGCTGTGCTCAGGCCGCCACCGCGGACACGAGCAGGTACTCCGCCTCCAACCGGACCGCTCCGCCGTCTGGCGCCGCCACGCGCTCGAGGGCCGTGAACAGCTCCCCAGCAAGGCCGCGCGCCGCGCCGGTGCACGGGACGGTGCAACCCCTTGGGAGCACACCCCTGCCCTGGCCGCCCTCGCTCGAGCAGAGAGGCAGGCAGTTGGGGCGTGTGGACAGCGGCTACGCCAGGGTAAGCACCACGCCCGCTGGAGTGGTCCCCGGGCCGGGGCCCGCTTCAGGGCCTGCGTGGCAAGTCCCAGGTGCTCCCCTATCGAGCGCACCCCAGCGCGGGCCGTCACATACCCCTGCACCTTTCGCCTGGCTCCACAGCCGGCGGTCACTTGGCGGCTTGCCGTCCCGCGCGCAGGACGGCCAGCCGCTTCGTACCGTCGAACACGACCGACACGCCCGGGAGGGTCCGGCCGAGCTCGCGCGCGAGCGTGGTCTTGCCCGCGCCCGCCTTGCCGCAGATGAAGTGGAGAGTCGCCATCGGGGGCGTCCTCTTTCCGTGGGTCTGAACGTACTGCTCTACTTTGCGTCGACCCGGCGGTGATGCAGCGCCATCGCGCCGGATGCGAGGCGCTTCGTCGAGAGGAGCTCGAGGCGCCGCGAGCGCTCGAGGCCCTGAAACAAGGTCGGGCCATGGCCGGCGAGAACCGGGTGGACGACGAAGCGATACTCATCGATGAGCCCCAGCCGCTCGAGCTCGGTCGCGAGCATGGGGCTGCCCACGAGGACGCCGCGCGGGGTCTTCTCCTTGAGCTGCGTCACGGCCTCGTGCAAATCCCCCGCGATGCGGAAGGTGTTGTTCCACGGAAAGTCGTGTCGCGAGGCCGAGACGACATACTTCGGCTTGGCATCCAGCTTCTGCGCCCACTCCCGCATCGCTCGGGGGGCCTTCTCGTCGCGCGCCACCGCCGGCCAGTAGCTCTCCATCATCTCGTAGGTGGTGCGCCCCCACAGCATCGCCCCGGCCGCGTCCATGAGCTGCGTGAAGTAGTCGTGCAGCTCGTCGTCCGCGATCCCCTCCCGATGGTCGCAGCACCCGTCCAAGGTCACGTTGAGCGCGAAGGTCAAGACCCCCATGGGATTCCTCCAGTCGTGATTGCAAACCGCAACCAGTTGCAAAATACTATCGGTAGACCTGTCGAGCAAGCCGGCACTTCGGCTCGGCTGCCCGGCGCAGGGTACGGGAGGTCAGAGGTCCTCGATAGCCCTGCGCGCGACCGCATTCGCCGCGGCGATCCTCCTCTTCGCGGTCGCGAGGGAGCAGTTGCACCTCGCCGCGACCTCCTGGAGAGATCTCTCCTCGACGTACCGGAGGACCCATGCGGTCCTCTCCTTCGCGGATCTCGATCTCCCGCCGGGTCAGCTGGCTGGACTCCTCACCCCCCTGTGGGAGACCTTCCTCGCCAGGCGCGCCACCGTGCGTGACCAGGAGGCGGCGCGGGAGCTGCGGTGGGCCTTCGAGGAGCTCCGCGACGCCCGTGTCGGTGACGGTGGCGAAGGTCGGCGCGGCCCTCGCGGCGCTGCGCTAGAAAGCACCGTACGCCCCTGGTGCTGTCTCCAATTTGCCGCGGTCAATGCGTCCCTATCGCCCTGCCGACACAAAGGCGTTCCGATCGGATGCCGTCGGCTCATCGGGCAGCGGACCCGGCTGCTGCGCCACGAAGCGCACGATCGCCTCGCGTGTCAGGCGTTGCCCACGCTCGTTGCCCCAGGGGATATGTCCAACACCCGGAATCAGGTGACTGCGGGCGATCCGGTAGACATCGAAGTACTCCATCGCCCGGCCGCGCGGGATATAGCTGCATTCGCCGAGCAGCAACAACACGGGAGAGGACATCCCCGTGAGGTCGGGCGTCGGGCTCCCCTGCGCCTCCCGGCTGATGCGGAAATTGGCCAACAGGTTGAATCGCTCTGGCTCGAATGCCTCGAGCAGCCCGGTATCGCCCTTGCAGAACGCGTTGGCTACCAACGCACGTTGCACGTCCGGCGTGTAATGGTTGATGAGCTCTTCCTGCGACACATAGCGCTGATCCGCCGGCAGCGCCAAGGCCAGCAACGCGCGCGGAGCCACGAGCCTGGTCAGCACCGCGGCGCTGGGCGGCCGCGCACCATCCGGCGCGCGCGTGGTCTTTTCCGCCATCATGGGGCTGGAGGAGAACGCCGCTCCGGGAATCTTGCCGGGCTCGGTCAACACGACGTACTTCACGCGATCGCGCACCTCGGCCCGCATCAGCGCGGAGGTGACCAACGTCGCGCCATACGATTGCCCCACCAGCACCACGGGTTTGTTGACGCGCTCGAGCACCGCCACGAGGTCGTTGACGTTGTTCTGGTGCGTGTAGGTGCGCGCATCGCCCAGGGGCGATCGGCCGGCGCCGAATTGGTCGTAGAGCACCACGTCGAAACCGTCGCGGGCGAATTCCGCGAAGAAGCGGCGCTCGAAGTCGCGCACGTAGGCGCCGGGCCCGCCGTGCACGAACACCAGCGCCAGGCCGTTGGCGGAAGCAGCATCGGCGGGCGGATACCGATAGACCGCCACCTTGCGAGCTGGCCCGGTCGGCCAAAGCTGCACCGTCGCGTCCGCCGGCAAGGAAGGCAGCACGGACGACGCCAGCGGGATCATCAGGTATCCCAAGGGCACCAGCGCCAGCAGCATCACCACGGCGCGCCTGACGCTTGTGCCACGCGACCGCTGCCGCCACCCGCGCCACCACAGCGCACCGGCCAGCACGATCGCGCACCCCAAGGCGACATAACCGCCACCTGCCCCTCGGCTGGCCCACATCGCCACGAAGAATGCGAGCCATACCGCGAGGATCCGCGGCAAGCCACCCAATGCGCGAACGAGCTTTTGAAAGATTCCCTTGATGCCGATACGCATGGACCTTCCCGACCGGATGTACAGCAGGATGTCTTCGAAACGCAGGTGCTCTGGGCTTGGACAAAGGCAGTGGCTGCGCCAGGGTTCATATCCCGTCACCCCGAGAGGGTGTCAAAGAACTCGAGCGACACGATTCGGCACGACACGTGGCGGGAAGGAGAAGAGAGGAAAGCGGGCCGAGAAGTCCCCCTGCCGCCAGCGCGCTGCTGCTTCTCGGAATGTCGAGACGAAAGCACGGTACTGCTCGCGCAACTCCCGCAGGGCCTGGCGCGTTGATGTGAGGTGGAGCGACTGCTGCGGGTGGTGCGTCACCGGGTGCTGCGCCTTCTGGACAAAAGAGGGACCCTCCCCGCACAAGGGCCCGAGGACGCGCTGCTGGCATACCAGGCGCACTCGCTACAGCAGCGGCTGCGCTGGCCGGAGGTGGACGTCCGGCCTCCTCCCAGCAAGCAACCCCGGTGTGCCTTCCTGGAGGGATTCTCCCTGCATGCCAACACGCACCTTCACGCGAACGACAGGCAGGGGCTGGAGCGGCTGTGCCGCCATGGAGCACGCGGAGCGTTGGCGCTGGAGCGTTTGTCACGAGCGGAGGACGGCCGCATCGCCTATCGGATGAAGCGCCCGCTGCCGAACGGAACCACGCACTTGCTCTTCACCGGGTTGGAGCTTTTACGGTGCGGAGGAAGCTACTTTCGGCGGTGTTTCCGCACTGATAGGGTCGGAGCTCAGCAACGAAGCGGACAGGGGGGGTCCATGCGTATCGTGCGAGATGCATTCCTGTGTGCGGTGCTGATCGGGGGCGGAGGCGTGGCTTGGGCGAAGGAGCCGCCGGAGTCGGCCAAGACGACCAGGCCAGCTGCCACCCCGACCTCGCCGGTGCTCGACCCATCGAAGGGGACGGAGGTGGGGATGGTGTTCGAGTCGTGGCTGACGCCGCACCAGGAAGGCGACGAGGAGGCGAACACGCCGTCGTCGGTGCCGAAGCAGTTCCGCTCGCAGACGCCGTCGCTGAGCCGGGCGGAGCGCGAGGCGGCGGGCCATCGCGGCCACGGTCAGCTCCGATTCAGCAAGGACCTGAGCCGCGCCTGGGTCGACGTGAAGATCGAAGGCGTCAACACGGCCGAGATCAACATGTTCCACATCCATTGCGGCAAGCCGGGCATCCTCGGGCCGATCCTCGTCGACTTCGCCGTCGCCACCGACCTCAAGAGCAACATCGCCGACGGCATGTTCTCGGTCGAGATCCGCAACGAGCACATCGTCAAGACGACGGAGCACGGCCACGGCAGCGTGATCGGCGCCTTCACCATGGGCTGCATCATCCCGAGCCCGTCGCTGTCCGGCGCGAAGCCGACCAAAGTGCTGACGGTGGCGGGGATGGCCCAGATGGCCCAGTCGGGCGACCTGTACTTCAACCTCCACACGACGGGGCAGACCTACTACGGCGACATCCGCGGCCAGCTCCTCCCGGCCGAAAAGGCCACCCGCTAGCTCGCCCGCGATGAGACTGGAGTGGCCCCTGTCTCCAAAATGTCTCCAAAACAGGAGGCGGGTTCGAATCCCGTCGGGGCCAACCTGGGAAGCCTGGCAATCTCAACGGAGGGCGGCTGGCAGGGGCCGCCCGAGCAGTGAGCCCCGTCGGTGGAGAGGCCGCGCAGCCCGCCCCGCTCCCCCAAGCGGGAGCGGAGGAGGCGAGCGTGGCGCCCCAGGCAGCGGCCAGCAAGGAGCGGATGAAGGAGAGGACGCCGCGAGTAGACTTTCGCCGAGTTGCTCAGGAGGATGTTCGACTTCGACGTGTTGGCCTGCGTGAGGTGTGGAGGCAGGCGGCGAGTGCTGGGGTACGTGAACGAGGCGGGAGGGGTGGGAGCGATTGTGGAGCACCTGGGCCTGCCCACGGCAGGTGCGAGGCTGGCCCCGGCGCACGGGCCCCTCCACGCCTCGTGGTGTTGAAGCTCAAGCCGCCAGCGCCAACAGAGCCAGGCCCCTGCCGCGCACCTCATGGGAGGGCGGCCTGGGCCAGCGTGTACCCCAAGGGGCAACGCGGCTTCTCCTCCCGCCTGGCTCACTGCTCGGGCGGGCCCCCGTCAGCGGCCCTCCTCGCCACCTCCGCTCCTGGCCGCCACCTCTCTACAGGGCTCCTATCCGTCCTATACTTGTGGCGTTCCTCCCCGACGGGCGCATGCTCGTGACGGAGAAGGCCGGACGGTTGCGTGTGGTGGAGAAGGGCCGCCTCCTGCCCGAGCCCATCCGCGGCACCCCGCAGGTCTGGTCCCGGGGGCAGGGCGGCCTGCTCGACGTCGCCGTGCATCCCGACTACGCGAAGAACGGGTGGATCTACCTCTCCTACAGTGACCCGGGCGCGAATGGCTCGGCCATGACGGCCATCGTCCGGGGCAAGCTGCGCGAGGGCCGGTTCGTGGAGCAGCAGTCGATCTTCCGCGCGCCCCCCCCAGGCTGTATCGCACCGCGGGTGTGCACTTCGGCTCGCGCTTCGTCTTCGACGGCAAGGGCCACCTGTTCTTCTCCATCGGCGAGCGGGGCCACAAGGAGGACGCGCAGGACCTGTCGAGGCCCAACGGCAAGGTGCACCGCCTCCACGAGGATGGGAGCATCCCGAAGGACAACCCGTTCGTCGGCCGCGAGGGCGCCCTGCCGAGCATCTGGAGCTATGGCAACCGCAACCCGCAGGGACTGGCGCGGCCCCCGGTGACCGGGGAGCTGTGGGAGACGGAGCATGGCCCCCGGGGCGGCGACGAGCTCAACCGCATCGAGCCCGGACTCAACTACGGCTGGCCGGTCATCACCTACGGCATGAACTACGACGGCACGCCGATGACGGACCGCACCGCGCAGGAGGGCATGCAGCAGCCCGTGCTGCACTGGACGCCTTCCATCGCCGTGTGCGCGGTGGACTTCTACACGGGCAGCCACTTCCCCCAGTGGAAGAACGAGCTGTTCGTGGGCGCGCTCGCGCAGCAGGAGGTGCGGCGCTTGAGGCTCAAGGGCGGCAAGGTGGTGCACCAGGAGGTGCTGTTCAAGGACGTGGGCCGGGTGCGCGACGTGGTGAGCGGTCCGGATGGCTACCTCTACGTCGCCTTCAACGGACCGGATCGCATCGCGCGGCTGGTGCCGGCGCCCGCGGTCGAGCCCGCCTCCGGCAAGGCCCCGGGCGCGAAGCCTTGAGCGGACGCACCATCAGGTGCTTCGGGGCCTTCTTTTTCGGCCGTCGCAGCGCGAGGCAATCTCCCATTTGAAGGCCACCGGTGCATCGGCCGCATACGTTTGCAGTAGTTATTGTCAAAGAGTCGTGAGAGCCTTGCGAAGCTTCACAACCTGGAGGGCACATGCGAGGAATCATCAGGGTCGTGTTGTCTGCGTGCTTGCTGGTGGGCTGTGGTGGTGTCGAAGCAGACATGGATGCCGAGCCGCTCGGTATAGAGCAGCCGGGTGCCCAT
This is a stretch of genomic DNA from Archangium violaceum. It encodes these proteins:
- a CDS encoding nuclease-related domain-containing protein, producing the protein MYGRKNTRQSRTNRNPGQGSRAKQQAIASGSPIKTIITRALGLPSMEQAWGKGADGEEHVGELLNQLQPLGWTVIHDLKISSSGANVDHLVIGPPGVFVIDTKFVSGNVWVGGSNVMVGGFSKDYVEKLEAQAMRVREKLCNATGWGSLWVQGLLVFVEPNLTVKEQPNNVVVLSDDELVPGLLQQPPKLSPRQMEMLSQVAMSGNTWI
- a CDS encoding ATP-binding protein translates to MFFDNIKISNFGPFPELTLHFNPKGVNAIIGPNASGKTQLIGAIAISLFGKGAKATSERTGESTLRLEIRNGENHETINTKIEKNSHPLKLSRSVDASLQQQVSTGFSQQLLKMLADIDGPNLFLSRESMSHPAPMADDDIERIDQIFEGDQSLITLRPQIRDALKSRSKRNHSIGMSWLLTLINEYLLRERSGISIPLIVDDAGSVFDTPAWVMALRMISRVGQRDQVILTTARPLASGFEAKTHELSIPRASPGSAIYFDYSFLSKMEKSRRARVKQLAVRPFLLGKQFTHEESRYCEFKEVKGNNPIGSIHSLADQYVVAYLNAEGRGKVGRILWGIKDDGVVVGVKLTQGMRDELRRVITENLLKIEPPLAPTEYRIDLHAVYEQDRRIQDLFVVEIVVPIATHKYLYSTGNGEVYIKTDAGKKRLRPIEIQEEILKRHKVKS
- a CDS encoding TetR/AcrR family transcriptional regulator, coding for MATRRKRTYASPRRDEAAAVTRSRVLDAARTLFARRGIDAVTISQIAERAGVSSSSVYALFKSKEGLLLALTQEALFGRGYRAASARLDAEADPVEQIRMTASVARSIYESEATELGLLRGASSFSLALRRLEATLEEKRFALQETRVRRLFEAGRAREDLSLEKARRLLWMYTSRDVYRLLVLEGGFTPEEYETWLAQTLLAALVAPLPGRSRA
- a CDS encoding DUF998 domain-containing protein, whose protein sequence is MAASVALLALLLLHVLRPDLAPTSHMISEYAIGPYGVVMGISFGAFALASLALLVALVGPARGWLGRLGLVCLFLTAVGLAMGGAFPMDPTTADQSKMSFSGRMHGVGFMIGVPGELLAVLLVSLALRRQAPWSGARLLPWAAAVWLSIAIMVPLLMQMRYFGIPNRTFMLAYGIWVILVARPLTRTSQVAARSSGLIAS
- a CDS encoding dihydrofolate reductase family protein — encoded protein: MGVLTFALNVTLDGCCDHREGIADDELHDYFTQLMDAAGAMLWGRTTYEMMESYWPAVARDEKAPRAMREWAQKLDAKPKYVVSASRHDFPWNNTFRIAGDLHEAVTQLKEKTPRGVLVGSPMLATELERLGLIDEYRFVVHPVLAGHGPTLFQGLERSRRLELLSTKRLASGAMALHHRRVDAK
- a CDS encoding alpha/beta fold hydrolase, which encodes MRIGIKGIFQKLVRALGGLPRILAVWLAFFVAMWASRGAGGGYVALGCAIVLAGALWWRGWRQRSRGTSVRRAVVMLLALVPLGYLMIPLASSVLPSLPADATVQLWPTGPARKVAVYRYPPADAASANGLALVFVHGGPGAYVRDFERRFFAEFARDGFDVVLYDQFGAGRSPLGDARTYTHQNNVNDLVAVLERVNKPVVLVGQSYGATLVTSALMRAEVRDRVKYVVLTEPGKIPGAAFSSSPMMAEKTTRAPDGARPPSAAVLTRLVAPRALLALALPADQRYVSQEELINHYTPDVQRALVANAFCKGDTGLLEAFEPERFNLLANFRISREAQGSPTPDLTGMSSPVLLLLGECSYIPRGRAMEYFDVYRIARSHLIPGVGHIPWGNERGQRLTREAIVRFVAQQPGPLPDEPTASDRNAFVSAGR
- a CDS encoding CHRD domain-containing protein is translated as MRIVRDAFLCAVLIGGGGVAWAKEPPESAKTTRPAATPTSPVLDPSKGTEVGMVFESWLTPHQEGDEEANTPSSVPKQFRSQTPSLSRAEREAAGHRGHGQLRFSKDLSRAWVDVKIEGVNTAEINMFHIHCGKPGILGPILVDFAVATDLKSNIADGMFSVEIRNEHIVKTTEHGHGSVIGAFTMGCIIPSPSLSGAKPTKVLTVAGMAQMAQSGDLYFNLHTTGQTYYGDIRGQLLPAEKATR
- a CDS encoding PQQ-dependent sugar dehydrogenase, translated to MHFGSRFVFDGKGHLFFSIGERGHKEDAQDLSRPNGKVHRLHEDGSIPKDNPFVGREGALPSIWSYGNRNPQGLARPPVTGELWETEHGPRGGDELNRIEPGLNYGWPVITYGMNYDGTPMTDRTAQEGMQQPVLHWTPSIAVCAVDFYTGSHFPQWKNELFVGALAQQEVRRLRLKGGKVVHQEVLFKDVGRVRDVVSGPDGYLYVAFNGPDRIARLVPAPAVEPASGKAPGAKP